The region CCCCCAGGCGCAGGCAGATGTAGGCGATGTCCTTCGGATAGATGATCTGCGTCTGGCGTTTGAGGCCCTTGAGCCGGTCATGAAGGGTAGCCTCCTGCACCTGCATGGGCACGCCCGTATTGGTGTAGAGCACGTCGCCGTAGCGGGAGGCGGCCGCCTCCGCCGCGCGGAGGACGCCGTCGTTGCCGTGCCAGTCCTGGCCTTCTTCCAGCCGTTTTATGTAGCGACGGCCCTTGGGCGTCACAAAAACAACAAGCGAACCGTAGGGAATCATGCGCGTCCTTTTGTCTTGCAGGTGATGAAGGGGGGGCAGCGCCCGCGCCCAGGCCGCTTGTGGGCAGAAAAGCGCCCTCTTGTCAACGGGCGGCGGCGCTTTTCCTTTACAAGCGCGCGAACCCCGTGTATAAGGGGAAATCCATTAACTATATCACAATACCTTGATATGCAGATATTAACCACACCCCACGATCTGGAAGCGCAGTGCCGCGCCTGGCGCAAGGCCGGGGACGACATCGCCCTGGTGCCCACCATGGGCTATTATCACGCCGGGCATGAAGACCTTATGACCCACGCCAGGGGCCTGGCCCGGCGGCTGGTGGTGAGCCTGTTTGTCAACCCCGCCCAGTTCGGCCCCGGCGAAGACCTGGAGGCCTACCCCCGCGATGCGGAACACGACGCGGCCATTGCCGCCGCGCACGGGGCGGACGTGCTGTTCCGGCCCGAGCCGGGGGCCATGTACGCCCCGGATCACGCCACCTGGGTGGAAGTGCCGGAGCTGGCCAGGGGCCTGTGCGGGCAGACGCGGCCCACGCACTTTCGCGGCGTGTGCACCGTGGTGCTCAAACTTTTTCTGCTTACCGGGGCGGACGTGGCCGTGTTCGGCCAGAAGGACTGGCAGCAGCAGGCCATTCTGCGCCGCATGGCGCGGGATCTCAACGTGCCCGTGCGCATCGTGACCCGCCCCACCGTGCGCGAGGCCGACGGCCTGGCGCTCTCCTCCCGCAATCTTTATCTTACGCCGCAGGAACGCGCCCAGGCCCCGGAGATCCGTCAGGGCCTGCTCTACGCCCGCAAGCTGGCGGAAGAGGGCGAAACCAACACAAGCCTGCTGCGCGAGGCCGTGCTGCGGCGCTGGGCCGAACGGCTGCCCCTGGGCCGGCTGGATTACCTGAGCGTGGTGCACCCCGAATCCCTCGCGCCCCTGACCGCCGTGGGCGACGCCGCCCTTATGGCCTGCGCCGTGCGCATGGGCAAGGCCCGGCTTATCGACAACATCCTGCTCCGCCCGTGAGACGCGCGCCGCACACGGCGGGGCAGACGGCGCTTTCCCCCGGTTTTTCATAATACCCCTTCGCGTCGCGCTCGGCGCACCCAAGGAGAACGGCATGCAAACCAAGGGCAAATACTATTTCACTTCCGAATCCGTCACTGAAGGCCACCCCGACAAGGTGGCTGACCAGATTTCCGACGCCGTGCTGGACACCCTGCTGGCCCAGGACCCCGACGCCCATGTGGCCTGCGAAACCCTGGTGACCACGGGCATGGCCCTTATCGCCGGCGAGATCACCACCTCCGGCTACGCGGACCTGCCCCGCGTAGTGCGCGAAACCATCCGGAACATCGGCTACAGCAATTCCGGCATGGGCTTTGACTGGCAGACCTGCGCCGTCATCAACACCATCGGGCACCAGTCCCCGGACATTGCCCAGGGCGTGCGGCGCGAAAAACCCGAAGACCAGGGCGCGGGCGACCAGGGCATGATGTTCGGCTACGCCTGTGACGAAACCGCCACCCTCATGCCCGCCCCCATTTACTGGGCGCACCAGCTCTCCCAGCGCCTCGCCAAGGTGCGCAAGGACGGCCTGGTGGACTTCTTCCGCCCGGATGGCAAGACCCAGGTTTCCTTTGAATACCAGGACGGCAAGCCCGTGCGCATCAACAACGTGGTGGTCTCCACCCAGCACGCGAAAAGCGCCAGCCAGGCCGACGTGGCCGAAGCCGTGAAAAAACACGTCATCCGCCCCGTGCTGGAACCCACCGGCTACTTTGACGAAAAGCACTGCGAAATCTTCATCAACACCACAGGCCGCTTCGTGGTGGGCGGCCCCATGGGCGACTGCGGCCTCACCGGCCGCAAGATCATCCAGGATACCTACGGCGGCAGCGGACACCACGGCGGCGGGGCCTTCTCCGGCAAGGATCCCTCCAAGGTGGACCGCTCCGGCGCGTATATGGGCCGCTACATCGCCAAGAACGTGGTGGCCGCCGGCCTCGCCCCGGTCTGCGAAGTGCAGATCGCCTACTGCATCGGCGTGGCCCAGCCCGTAAGCGTGCTCGTCTCCTCCCAGGGCAGCGGCGAGATCCCCGATGAAGTGCTTACCCGCGCCGTGCGCGAAGTTTTTGACCTGCGCCCCTACTTCATCACCAAACGCCTGGACCTCAAACGCCCCATTTACCAGAAAACCTCCTGCTACGGTCACTTCGGACGCGAACTTCCCGAATTTACCTGGGAAAAAACCGACGCCGTGGCCGACCTGCGCACCGCCGCCAAGGTCTAGCCGGGGAAGAAAAACAACGGGGGGAAGGGGACTTTTGTGAACAAACGTCCCCTTCCCCCCACGCCCCCATCCTTCAAAAAGCTTTTTTCTCCTCAGGAAACGCGCGGGACGTACCCTGGACAGAGGGTGTTTGAGGGGAAAATGCGGACAAATCCGGCGGCGACAGAGATCCCCTTCGGGGGGGTTACGGGCGCCCTCGAGCAGACGCTCGTCGTGTTAGGTGTAAGCGCAATGCATTTGCGCTGTTACGCGCCGGAACGAGCGTGTCGCAGTCTTTGAGAAGGTCTGTTCTCAAAGGCGAGATGCTCTGGCGGAAGTTTTTTTTGCGGCAACAAGGCGCGCTCTCAGCGCAGCTGCGCGCCGCGCGCCCCGATGGCGTAGAAATTGCGCCCCACGCGCGAGGCCCCGTTGAGCAGGGTGCTGGTAAGGCCCAGGTAGTCGGTCTGAGAACGGTTGTTGAGGTACTGGGCCTGGAGGCCCGCCTCCGTGGCCTGATTGCGCAGGGCCCAGGCGCGCAGATCCTGGTTGTAGGCCTGGGCGTTGGCCTGCTGCTTAAGGGAAAGCGCGTCCAGCTCCCCTTTTTCGGCCGTATCCAGGTTGCGGTCCAGGGTCGAGCCCACGTCCACAGTTGCGCCGCTGGCCCCGGCTTCGGCCCTTTGGCTGCCAATGACGCGCGCGGTTTCCTGACGCTTTTTTACCGCATCGTCGTAGCCTTCACGTCGCTGGGCGCGGGCGGACTCTTCGGCAACCTGGGCGTTCTGCTCGGCGACCTGGGCGCTGCGGCGGGCCAGCCGGGACTGATAGTCGCTCTGCGCCTGCTGGTTGGCGGCCTGCTGCAGGGCCCCGGCCGTGCCCGCAACGGCTCCGGCCAGGGCCACGGCGGCGCTGATGGCCGCGGCTGTACTGGTGGCAATGGCCATCTCAACATACCTCCTTATGCCAGACGGTTTCGGTCAGCTGCGCGCCCAGGCGACGGTAAAGGACGTCGCAGGGGCGCGAGGCCGGAGAACTGTACTGGATAAGCCCCACGCCTTTCTGGCGCAGGGCCGCTTCGGCATGGCGCAGCAGGCGCAGGGCATTGGGCCCGCGCCGCACGTCCGGCCGCAGATAGAGGCCGTCCAGGGCAGCCAGCAGAAGCCCGCGGCGGTGGGGGCAGGGCACCAGAGTAAAGGCGGCGTAGCCCGCCAGCGTTCCGTCCTGCCGGGCGGTGCTCAGGTGCAGCATGTGCAGGGCCTCCAGGTCGGCGTAGCGTTGCACGTCAAGCACGCCTTCCTGCCGCCCGTGCAGGGAAGCCTCCACCTCTTGCCAATGGGCGTCGGCCAGGGCGCGGGCCGCAGGGCCTGCCGTGGCCAGGGTTTCCGTCTGAATGGCGAACACAGGTTCCTCCTTACGGACAAAGTTTTTTCGCCCAGGGTACGCGGCCTGCACGTTTCCTGAGGAAACAAGGTTTCCCTCCCCCAACCATATTCCCCTACCCGAATGCGGTATCCACCACCAGGGCCAGCAGGCGCCACGGCAAGGGCCTGTCCTGCACCAGCCATACAGAGGTCTGCGCGTCCTGGCCGCCGCCGGGGGTGAACTCCAGGTCACCGGTATAGGGTTCGCAGGGCGCGCCGTATGTCGCTGGCAGGAAGGGGAAGTCGTAGAGCGTGGCCCGGTCCGGCCCGTATTTGCCGCCCACGCTGCGATAGAGGCGCACGACGCAGCGCCCGTAGGCCCGGCGTTTG is a window of Desulfovibrio legallii DNA encoding:
- a CDS encoding GNAT family N-acetyltransferase, which encodes MFAIQTETLATAGPAARALADAHWQEVEASLHGRQEGVLDVQRYADLEALHMLHLSTARQDGTLAGYAAFTLVPCPHRRGLLLAALDGLYLRPDVRRGPNALRLLRHAEAALRQKGVGLIQYSSPASRPCDVLYRRLGAQLTETVWHKEVC
- the metK gene encoding methionine adenosyltransferase, with protein sequence MQTKGKYYFTSESVTEGHPDKVADQISDAVLDTLLAQDPDAHVACETLVTTGMALIAGEITTSGYADLPRVVRETIRNIGYSNSGMGFDWQTCAVINTIGHQSPDIAQGVRREKPEDQGAGDQGMMFGYACDETATLMPAPIYWAHQLSQRLAKVRKDGLVDFFRPDGKTQVSFEYQDGKPVRINNVVVSTQHAKSASQADVAEAVKKHVIRPVLEPTGYFDEKHCEIFINTTGRFVVGGPMGDCGLTGRKIIQDTYGGSGHHGGGAFSGKDPSKVDRSGAYMGRYIAKNVVAAGLAPVCEVQIAYCIGVAQPVSVLVSSQGSGEIPDEVLTRAVREVFDLRPYFITKRLDLKRPIYQKTSCYGHFGRELPEFTWEKTDAVADLRTAAKV
- the panC gene encoding pantoate--beta-alanine ligase, encoding MQILTTPHDLEAQCRAWRKAGDDIALVPTMGYYHAGHEDLMTHARGLARRLVVSLFVNPAQFGPGEDLEAYPRDAEHDAAIAAAHGADVLFRPEPGAMYAPDHATWVEVPELARGLCGQTRPTHFRGVCTVVLKLFLLTGADVAVFGQKDWQQQAILRRMARDLNVPVRIVTRPTVREADGLALSSRNLYLTPQERAQAPEIRQGLLYARKLAEEGETNTSLLREAVLRRWAERLPLGRLDYLSVVHPESLAPLTAVGDAALMACAVRMGKARLIDNILLRP